In Marinifilum sp. JC120, the sequence GTTGCGGTAAGGTCAACCAGCCGCCTGAAATTCTCAATAAGCGTCTTTCCGTACAGGAATGCATTGATGCTGTGGAAGAATGCGGTGCGCCTATAGTTTCCATTCCCGGTGGTGAGCCGCTGCTGCATCCAGAAATTCCGACCATCGTCAGCGAATTGGTTAAGCGTAAGAAATTCGTTTACCTCTGCACCAATGGTATTCTCATGCCCGAGCGTATCCACGAGTTCAAACCCAGCCCTTACTTGACTTTCAACCTCCATTTGGACGGTCCCGCAGAGATTCACGATAAGGTTGTATGCAAACAGGGTGTTTTTGATTCTGCGGTCAGGACCATCAAGTTGCTCAAGTCCAAGGGATTCCGGGTAAACACCAATACCACCCTTTTCGGCGGTCAGACTGCTGAAAAGGCTGCTGATTTTTTTGATTTCCTCATGGATCTCAAGGTTGACGGTATGACCCTTTCCTCTGCTTTCAGCTATGAAGCAGCTGAAGATCAGGATGCTTTCCTGACCCGTCCGCAGAGCGAAAAGCT encodes:
- the hpnH gene encoding adenosyl-hopene transferase HpnH; amino-acid sequence: MAIPAIQVARLGKYILTQTLKGNKHYPLVLMLEPLFQCNLRCKGCGKVNQPPEILNKRLSVQECIDAVEECGAPIVSIPGGEPLLHPEIPTIVSELVKRKKFVYLCTNGILMPERIHEFKPSPYLTFNLHLDGPAEIHDKVVCKQGVFDSAVRTIKLLKSKGFRVNTNTTLFGGQTAEKAADFFDFLMDLKVDGMTLSSAFSYEAAEDQDAFLTRPQSEKLFREIFTIGKGKNWDFSHSSFYLDFLAGNQPDYKCSPWGNPCRSVHGWQRPCYLLEDGFVSSYKELMEDTDWDKFGVGNDPRCANCMVHCGFEPTAVADSVKRPIKGAMLALKGVSVK